TTTTGCCTGTTGCAGGTGAAATAAATGGCCATTATGGAAAGGATTATACTCAACAACGACGCCAACAGCTTTCATTCTTATACTCCTTCATGTTATGATGGATATTGCATTGTCTTGAAGTTTAATTTACAGTATTTATGTAAATTATAGTGTAAAGAAAAAATATTGACAAATGATTACGCGAAGGGCTATAATTACCTTTGTTGCCTTGGGGTGATTCTATGAAATGGACAATAAGTCAGATACAAAAACATCGAAACAAGGACTTTCTAATCGACGAGTTTGTCCGAATGGACTCGATAAAGGAAACAGAACCAACAATCCGTGAGGTATCTCCCATCCACTTAACTGGAAGGGCGGATATCAGTGCCACAAGAGTGACATTCCATATCCGGATTGATGGACATCTAATTCTTCCTTGTTCACGGACACTGGTTGATGTAAAATATCCAATTGATGTGGAAACAACTGAAACTTTCATGTTAAACAGCCACGACTATGAGGCTGAAGAGGAAGTTCATCAAGTAACAGGCGATGTCATTGATCTTGAACCCATCATCAGGGAGATCTTGCTAGTGGAAGTTCCAATGCAAGTATTCTGTGATGATAGCGCTGGTCAAGAAGGCGCACCCCAGTCAGGTAAGGATTGGGAAGTAATCGAGGAACAGGAGAAATCCGAAAAACTTGATCCCCGACTTGCCGGACTTGCAAAATTCTTTGAGGATTCTAAGGATTCCTCTGACTAATCGATTAAAAAAGAGCGTGGAGGTCCAGAAAAGGACTGGCCTTCATAAACTTTCTTATTCCTTTTAAGGAGGTGGGAAGAATGGCTGTACCATTTAGAAGAACGTCTAAAACTGCGAAAAGAAAACGCCGTACTCATTTTAAATTACAAGTTCCGGGTATGGTAGCATGCCCTAACTGCGGTGAAATGAAACTTGCTCACCGTGTGTGCAAAGCTTGCGGAACATACAAAGGGAAAGAAGTTGTAAACGACTAATCTTTTCTAAGGAAAAGCACAGGATGCATTCGCATCCCTGTGCTTTTTTTCTTTTACGCGCTATTCCAATTTGGACTGCGTACTCTTTTATAGACAAATTTCAGTCCATTCTGAAGCTCGTGCGCTTTTTAAATCTACAGAAAATTGATAAAATTTATTGGACGAGAAGTAGAGGAGGCAAACAATGGATTCATACATAATTTCAAAAGAAAAAAATGGTGTGCTGCTTTTTACCATCAACAGGCCTGATAGGAGAAATGCCATAAACTATGAAGTAATGTCCGGACTTGAAGAAGCAATCGATATGGCAGCAGGAAATGATGTTAAAGTTTTTGCCATTACAGGTGCAGGTGACCAGGCGTTTTGTTCTGGTGGGGATTTATCCACCT
This window of the Mesobacillus jeotgali genome carries:
- a CDS encoding YceD family protein — its product is MKWTISQIQKHRNKDFLIDEFVRMDSIKETEPTIREVSPIHLTGRADISATRVTFHIRIDGHLILPCSRTLVDVKYPIDVETTETFMLNSHDYEAEEEVHQVTGDVIDLEPIIREILLVEVPMQVFCDDSAGQEGAPQSGKDWEVIEEQEKSEKLDPRLAGLAKFFEDSKDSSD
- the rpmF gene encoding 50S ribosomal protein L32; the encoded protein is MAVPFRRTSKTAKRKRRTHFKLQVPGMVACPNCGEMKLAHRVCKACGTYKGKEVVND